From a region of the Neodiprion fabricii isolate iyNeoFabr1 chromosome 7, iyNeoFabr1.1, whole genome shotgun sequence genome:
- the LOC124186930 gene encoding bromodomain adjacent to zinc finger domain protein 1A isoform X1: protein MPLLRKKLFHKLHVSSDFRDDDEVFHCEATNEIFKDYNEFCERIILCNSLVWSCSITGKPNFTYQEALLSEENARKSLKEFPMELRIPILYLASKTNRTSLNEMVEDVYQFARDRYFVGEMVEASFTEDAWCECHVLQVIEPTKQQINSYVKENNRSMLERQYQPPAKLFRYEVEQFDCGGDTDVSQLMIVEASQVRRRKQHYSRERNKIFLRQLCEQGETGIWMVKESVLQKYGIHKTRFDTIFAGPMPDFSPRLKKPIKHKQESIAKFLTPDIAKHRVFDKPDPLKKINDSGIIGKKSKKQKMNGKFKEDLKAKALEEKARLKEARLEERGRKKEEKQKLAAYVKEWNKPREDLECEDLRQIPDPTPVKCFIPNDKFGDFVMILEFLQYFYEELEVGSYFPGGVNLDLMEKALLEKEVAGPWSDLLQLLLANIFKFQAEEEDEIHADAANLTDDRNIDHGVSSMAEAVKLATIASSWCQTHHGCQLSELTLDYVTLSEILRQHLLSSGGRISDVASKWRYSQRGGYTNHDDPVLLLRMKEAHILRTLGHMNVCEFELDDRLKVVSCLINQLLTFASIRDVIDERYDKLHQAKKKLKLFLIAEQKKEKEERERMKEREKEGRAEEEEQKPKKITRGNYEDEKKKGEYENKLKELQTASRDDQMMLYLGSDRAHRRYWRFLSIPGLFVENDERWPGACLPGGTPYKPELQDESGEAMYAYLKKKFKDESSDKENSIKELKKSPKKVAFSDKNGLKSPRKDLSPKKEVKVDFSDIRQNLNVCTGDQTCPIHCVTARPQWSFYGLQESIDSVINALNKRGIREGELRQTLIQEATSLTTVIAECPRHKLNPEVYMEPIKEPTNKNHRKNKYDNVNLTFPPGTNIEEVLELTLRDYILDLEDKIKVGCLGSLKVINREVWRTAINKRGYDKQCDKLVYGLNDIEADTASNLVLDKIKNENRVSRPGTPDSEISSSGVKTYRDPGRYLGPPFEDEPVPDPNQQIAIKQLACAILQISHAIEPKYLKKPLGVDDKDKKPASEDIGRDRWEQSLMASTSWSQLFVHMSTLENSVAWARSALNAQCRICRKRRDAENMLLCDGCNKGHHLYCLKPKLNAVPEGDWFCTTCKPRETKPKEKSKRRKKFEDEVEEEAVLTKETRRNRAKRIPESEDEETELPEDPDATMSLCALCGIGGRVICCDGCPKVFHLECTEPLLKRVPRGKWLCDFCLRNRRTNSIHALGMLPARGRERERDRERVSAAAARSRIHGFAKSLLTTESTDWDESSINSDDFEPIPQRQTRRSAKRVADATIDEIKEDASTVKGCMATLQELLADITHHRDSWPFLSPVTKDEVPDYHDIISSPMDFGTIKYKLGKGDYQTLREFYSDCILVFDNCEKYNQEHSSVYNTIYRAGTRLLKYFEKRCKDLGLNYNEQEVREPDTKKQKCEPNGELENGIEDEEEDENLKDNEEEDDVDEQDDADEDDDADEDDEEDYEESESDAS, encoded by the exons ATGCCTCTCCTACGCAAGAAGCTTTTTCACAAGTTGCACGTCTCCTCCGATTTCCGCGATGACGACGAGGTTTTCCACTGCGAGGCGACCAACGAGATCTTCAAAGATTACAA TGAATTCTGCGAAAGAATTATTCTCTGCAACTCACTCGTCTGGTCCTGTAGTATCACAGGAAAGCCGAATTTCACTTACCAAGAGGCATTGCTCAGCGAGGAAAATGCGAGAAAGAGTCTCAAGGAATTTCCTATGGAG TTGCGAATTCCAATCTTATACCTGGCGAGCAAAACAAACAGGACTTCACTTAATGAAATGGTCGAGGATGTTTATCAATTCGCACGAGACAGATACTTTGTAGGAGAAATGGTCGAGGCCAGTTTTACCGAAGATGCCTGGTGCGAGTGTCACGTTTTACAGGTCATCGAGCCTACCAAGCAACAGATTAATTcttacgtaaaagaaaataacag AAGCATGCTGGAAAGACAGTATCAACCTCCGGCAAAATTATTTCGCTACGAAGTGGAGCAGTTTGATTGCGGAGGTGACACAGACGTTAGCCAGCTCATGATAGTTGAGGCTTCACAGGTGCGACGACGCAAACAACACTACAGCAGAGAAAGGAATAAGATATTCTTGCGACAACTCTGCGAGCAAGGCGAGACTGGCATATGGATGGTCAAG GAGAGTGTCTTACAAAAGTATGGCATTCATAAGACTCGATTCGATACGATATTTGCTGGACCCATGCCAGACTTTTCTCCACGTCTCAAAAAACCTATCAAGCACAAGCAGGAGTCTATAGCGAAGTTTCTTACTCCAGATATAGCGAAACATAGGGTCTTTGATAAGCCAGATCccttgaagaaaataaacgacAGCGGAATAATCGGCAAGAaatcaaagaaacaaaa GATGAATGGTAAATTTAAAGAAGATCTGAAAGCTAAAGCTCTGGAAGAAAAAGCTCGCCTGAAAGAAGCGAGGCTCGAAGAACGGGGTCgtaagaaggaagaaaaacaaaagcttGCAGCTTATGTGAAGGAGTGGAATAAACCCAGAGAAGACTTAGAATGTGAAGATCTCCGACAAATTCCAGATCCGACCCCTGTTAAATGTTTCATTCCCAATGACAAATTTGGCGACTTCGTCATGATATTGgaatttctacaatatttctATGAAGAGTTAGAAGTTGGCAGTTACTTTCCAGGTGGAGTGAACTTGGACTTGATGGAGAAAGCTCTGTTAGAGAAAGAAGTTGCAGGACCTTGGAGTGACCTCTTGCAACTTTTgcttgcaaatatttttaaatttcaagccgaagaagaagatgagaTCCACGCGGATGCTGCTAATCTAACTGACGATAGAAATATAGACCATGGGGTTTCATCTATGGCCGAAGCTGTGAAATTAGCCACAATAGCCTCATCTTGGTGTCAAACGCACCATGGGTGTCAATTATCCGAACTGACTTTGGATTACGTtacattgagtgaaattttacgaCAGCATCTCTTGAGTTCTGGCGGTAGGATAAGCGACGTGGCATCTAAGTGGCGCTATTCTCAAAGAG gTGGCTATACAAATCATGACGATCCAGTACTGCTCTTGAGAATGAAGGAGGCGCATATACTTCGAACTCTGGGCCACATGAATGTCTGCGAATTCGAATTGGATGATCGACTGAAGGTTGTCAGTTGTTTGATTAATCAGTTGCTTACGTTTGCATCTATTCGCGACGTGATCGATGAAAGATACGACAAACTGCATCAAGCAAAGAAGAAACTCAAGTTATTCCTGATAGCTGagcaaaagaaagaaaaggaagagagggagagaatgaaggagagagagaaagagggaagaGCAGAGGAGGAAGAGCAGAAACCTAAGAAAATAACGAGAGGAAATTACGAggacgaaaaaaagaaggggGAATACGAAAACAAGCTGAAAGAACTACAGACCGCATCTCGAGACGATCAAATGATGCTTTATCTAGGCTCGGATAGGGCACATAGGAGGTACTGGAGGTTCCTATCTATACCAG GTTTATTTGTGGAGAACGATGAAAGATGGCCGGGTGCTTGTCTGCCCGGGGGTACTCCCTACAAACCGGAGCTTCAAGATGAGTCCGGAGAGGCGATGTATGCgtatttgaagaagaaatttaaaGACGAATCCAGCGATAAAGAAAACAGTATTAAGGAGCTGAAGAAGTCTCCGAAAAAAGTTGCCTTTTCTGACAAAAACGGATTAAAATCACCGCGAAAAGATCTTAGTCCTAAGAAAGAAGTAAAGGTAGATTTCAGTGATATTAGACAAAACTTGAACGTATGTACAGGAGATCAAACTTGCCCCATCCATTGTGTCACGGCTAGACCGCAGTGGAGTTTTTACGGCTTGCAAGAAAGCATTGACAGTGTAATTAATGCGTTAAATAAGAGGGGAATCAGAGAAGGTGAACTCAGACAGACTTTGATTCAAGAAGCAACGAGCTTAACGACAGTCATTGCCGAATGTCCCCGACACAAATTGAATCCCGAAGTG TATATGGAGCCGATCAAAGAGCCGACGAATAAGAATCACAGGAAAAATAAGTACGATAATGTTAATCTGACTTTCCCACCGGGTACCAACATTGAGGAGGTACTAGAATTAACGTTACGGGACTATATACTCGACCTAGAGGATAAAATCAAAGTTGGATGTCTGGGATCCTTGAAAGTCATCAACCGAGAGGTCTGGAGAACGGCGATAAACAAGCGTGGTTATGATAAACAGTGCGACAAGTTGGTTTACGGATTGAACGACATTGAGGCAGACACTGCGTCGAATCTTGTCCtggataaaataaagaatgagaACAGGGTGAGCAGACCCGGGACCCCGGATTCTGAAATCAGTAGCAGCGGTGTTAAAACTTATCGGGATCCAGGAAGATATCTGGGACCACCGTTTGAAGACGAACCTGTGCCAGATCCGAATCAGCAAATTGCCATCAAACAATTAGCCTGCGCTATCTTACAAATATCGCACGCAATTGAACcgaaatatctgaaaaaacCATTGGGTGTAGATGACAAGGACAAGAAACCAGCTAGCGAAGACATAGGCAGAGATAGGTGGGAACAATCGCTGATGGCTTCGACGAGTTGGTCCCAGTTGTTTGTGCATATGAGCACCTTGGAGAACAGCGTTGCATGGGCCAGAAGTGCTTTGAATGCGCAATGTCGTATCTGCAGAAAGCGCAGGGATGCCGAGAACATGCTACTCTGCGACGGATGCAACAAAGGGCACCATTTATACTGCCTCAAACCCAAACTCAAT GCGGTACCAGAGGGAGATTGGTTCTGCACGACATGTAAACCCCGAGAGACGAAACCCAAGGAGAAGTCGAAGAGGAGAAAGAAATTTGAGGACGAGGTGGAAGAGGAGGCGGTTCTCACCAAAGAGACACGACGAAATCGTGCCAAAAGAATTCCTGAAAGTGAGGACGAGGAAACCGAGTTGCCGGAGGATCC AGACGCGACGATGAGCCTTTGCGCGTTGTGTGGAATCGGAGGAAGGGTGATATGTTGTGATGGATGTCCGAAAGTATTTCATTTGGAGTGTACTGAGCCACTGTTGAAAAGAGTACCCCGTGGCAAGTGGCTGTGTGACTTCTGTTTAAGGAATAGAAGAACCAACTCTATACACG CTTTGGGTATGTTGCCAGCGAGAGGGcgcgagagggagagagacagagaaagagTGAGTGCAGCTGCTGCTCGTTCGCGTATCCACGGCTTCGCCAAGAGTCTTCTGACTACCGAATCCACAGACTGGGACG AGAGCAGCATAAATTCAGACGACTTTGAACCGATACCCCAACGGCAAACGAGGAGATCCGCCAAGCGTGTAGCTGATGCAACAATCGACGAGATTAAAGAAGATGCCAGCACTGTAAAAGGTTGTATGGCAACTTTGCAAGAATTATTAGCGGATATCACGCATCACAGAGATTCTTGGCCGTTCCTTTCTCCCGTTACAAAAGATGAGGTTCCGGACTACCACGACATCATTTCAAGTCCAATGGATTTTGGGACCATAAAGTACAAGCTTGGAAAAGGAGATTATCAAACGCTTAGAGAATTTTACAGCGATTGTATTCTGGTATTTGATAACTGTGAGAAATACAACCAAGAGCACAGTTCTGTTTACAA TACCATTTACAGAGCTGGGACGAGATTGTTGAAATACTTTGAGAAAAGGTGCAAAGATTTAGGTCTGAACTACAATGAACAAGAAGTAAGGGAACCAGATacaaaaaaacagaaatgtGAACCAAACGGCGAGCTGGAAAACGGCATTGAAGATGAGGAGGAAGATGAGAACCTGAAGGACAACGAGGAGGAAGATGATGTCGACGAACAGGATGATGCAGATGAAGACGATGACGCAGATGAAGACGATGAAGAGGATTACGAAGAATCAGAGTCGGACGCAAGTTAA
- the LOC124186930 gene encoding bromodomain adjacent to zinc finger domain protein 1A isoform X6 gives MPLLRKKLFHKLHVSSDFRDDDEVFHCEATNEIFKDYNEFCERIILCNSLVWSCSITGKPNFTYQEALLSEENARKSLKEFPMELRIPILYLASKTNRTSLNEMVEDVYQFARDRYFVGEMVEASFTEDAWCECHVLQVIEPTKQQINSYVKENNRSMLERQYQPPAKLFRYEVEQFDCGGDTDVSQLMIVEASQVRRRKQHYSRERNKIFLRQLCEQGETGIWMVKESVLQKYGIHKTRFDTIFAGPMPDFSPRLKKPIKHKQESIAKFLTPDIAKHRVFDKPDPLKKINDSGIIGKKSKKQKMNGKFKEDLKAKALEEKARLKEARLEERGRKKEEKQKLAAYVKEWNKPREDLECEDLRQIPDPTPVKCFIPNDKFGDFVMILEFLQYFYEELEVGSYFPGGVNLDLMEKALLEKEVAGPWSDLLQLLLANIFKFQAEEEDEIHADAANLTDDRNIDHGVSSMAEAVKLATIASSWCQTHHGCQLSELTLDYVTLSEILRQHLLSSGGRISDVASKWRYSQRGGYTNHDDPVLLLRMKEAHILRTLGHMNVCEFELDDRLKVVSCLINQLLTFASIRDVIDERYDKLHQAKKKLKLFLIAEQKKEKEERERMKEREKEGRAEEEEQKPKKITRGNYEDEKKKGEYENKLKELQTASRDDQMMLYLGSDRAHRRYWRFLSIPGLFVENDERWPGACLPGGTPYKPELQDESGEAMYAYLKKKFKDESSDKENSIKELKKSPKKVAFSDKNGLKSPRKDLSPKKEVKVDFSDIRQNLNVCTGDQTCPIHCVTARPQWSFYGLQESIDSVINALNKRGIREGELRQTLIQEATSLTTVIAECPRHKLNPEVYMEPIKEPTNKNHRKNKYDNVNLTFPPGTNIEEVLELTLRDYILDLEDKIKVGCLGSLKVINREVWRTAINKRGYDKQCDKLVYGLNDIEADTASNLVLDKIKNENRVSRPGTPDSEISSSGVKTYRDPGRYLGPPFEDEPVPDPNQQIAIKQLACAILQISHAIEPKYLKKPLGVDDKDKKPASEDIGRDRWEQSLMASTSWSQLFVHMSTLENSVAWARSALNAQCRICRKRRDAENMLLCDGCNKGHHLYCLKPKLNAVPEGDWFCTTCKPRETKPKEKSKRRKKFEDEVEEEAVLTKETRRNRAKRIPESEDEETELPEDPDATMSLCALCGIGGRVICCDGCPKVFHLECTEPLLKRVPRGKWLCDFCLRNRRTNSIHDTTLYAPGTRKSKYKPRLNRE, from the exons ATGCCTCTCCTACGCAAGAAGCTTTTTCACAAGTTGCACGTCTCCTCCGATTTCCGCGATGACGACGAGGTTTTCCACTGCGAGGCGACCAACGAGATCTTCAAAGATTACAA TGAATTCTGCGAAAGAATTATTCTCTGCAACTCACTCGTCTGGTCCTGTAGTATCACAGGAAAGCCGAATTTCACTTACCAAGAGGCATTGCTCAGCGAGGAAAATGCGAGAAAGAGTCTCAAGGAATTTCCTATGGAG TTGCGAATTCCAATCTTATACCTGGCGAGCAAAACAAACAGGACTTCACTTAATGAAATGGTCGAGGATGTTTATCAATTCGCACGAGACAGATACTTTGTAGGAGAAATGGTCGAGGCCAGTTTTACCGAAGATGCCTGGTGCGAGTGTCACGTTTTACAGGTCATCGAGCCTACCAAGCAACAGATTAATTcttacgtaaaagaaaataacag AAGCATGCTGGAAAGACAGTATCAACCTCCGGCAAAATTATTTCGCTACGAAGTGGAGCAGTTTGATTGCGGAGGTGACACAGACGTTAGCCAGCTCATGATAGTTGAGGCTTCACAGGTGCGACGACGCAAACAACACTACAGCAGAGAAAGGAATAAGATATTCTTGCGACAACTCTGCGAGCAAGGCGAGACTGGCATATGGATGGTCAAG GAGAGTGTCTTACAAAAGTATGGCATTCATAAGACTCGATTCGATACGATATTTGCTGGACCCATGCCAGACTTTTCTCCACGTCTCAAAAAACCTATCAAGCACAAGCAGGAGTCTATAGCGAAGTTTCTTACTCCAGATATAGCGAAACATAGGGTCTTTGATAAGCCAGATCccttgaagaaaataaacgacAGCGGAATAATCGGCAAGAaatcaaagaaacaaaa GATGAATGGTAAATTTAAAGAAGATCTGAAAGCTAAAGCTCTGGAAGAAAAAGCTCGCCTGAAAGAAGCGAGGCTCGAAGAACGGGGTCgtaagaaggaagaaaaacaaaagcttGCAGCTTATGTGAAGGAGTGGAATAAACCCAGAGAAGACTTAGAATGTGAAGATCTCCGACAAATTCCAGATCCGACCCCTGTTAAATGTTTCATTCCCAATGACAAATTTGGCGACTTCGTCATGATATTGgaatttctacaatatttctATGAAGAGTTAGAAGTTGGCAGTTACTTTCCAGGTGGAGTGAACTTGGACTTGATGGAGAAAGCTCTGTTAGAGAAAGAAGTTGCAGGACCTTGGAGTGACCTCTTGCAACTTTTgcttgcaaatatttttaaatttcaagccgaagaagaagatgagaTCCACGCGGATGCTGCTAATCTAACTGACGATAGAAATATAGACCATGGGGTTTCATCTATGGCCGAAGCTGTGAAATTAGCCACAATAGCCTCATCTTGGTGTCAAACGCACCATGGGTGTCAATTATCCGAACTGACTTTGGATTACGTtacattgagtgaaattttacgaCAGCATCTCTTGAGTTCTGGCGGTAGGATAAGCGACGTGGCATCTAAGTGGCGCTATTCTCAAAGAG gTGGCTATACAAATCATGACGATCCAGTACTGCTCTTGAGAATGAAGGAGGCGCATATACTTCGAACTCTGGGCCACATGAATGTCTGCGAATTCGAATTGGATGATCGACTGAAGGTTGTCAGTTGTTTGATTAATCAGTTGCTTACGTTTGCATCTATTCGCGACGTGATCGATGAAAGATACGACAAACTGCATCAAGCAAAGAAGAAACTCAAGTTATTCCTGATAGCTGagcaaaagaaagaaaaggaagagagggagagaatgaaggagagagagaaagagggaagaGCAGAGGAGGAAGAGCAGAAACCTAAGAAAATAACGAGAGGAAATTACGAggacgaaaaaaagaaggggGAATACGAAAACAAGCTGAAAGAACTACAGACCGCATCTCGAGACGATCAAATGATGCTTTATCTAGGCTCGGATAGGGCACATAGGAGGTACTGGAGGTTCCTATCTATACCAG GTTTATTTGTGGAGAACGATGAAAGATGGCCGGGTGCTTGTCTGCCCGGGGGTACTCCCTACAAACCGGAGCTTCAAGATGAGTCCGGAGAGGCGATGTATGCgtatttgaagaagaaatttaaaGACGAATCCAGCGATAAAGAAAACAGTATTAAGGAGCTGAAGAAGTCTCCGAAAAAAGTTGCCTTTTCTGACAAAAACGGATTAAAATCACCGCGAAAAGATCTTAGTCCTAAGAAAGAAGTAAAGGTAGATTTCAGTGATATTAGACAAAACTTGAACGTATGTACAGGAGATCAAACTTGCCCCATCCATTGTGTCACGGCTAGACCGCAGTGGAGTTTTTACGGCTTGCAAGAAAGCATTGACAGTGTAATTAATGCGTTAAATAAGAGGGGAATCAGAGAAGGTGAACTCAGACAGACTTTGATTCAAGAAGCAACGAGCTTAACGACAGTCATTGCCGAATGTCCCCGACACAAATTGAATCCCGAAGTG TATATGGAGCCGATCAAAGAGCCGACGAATAAGAATCACAGGAAAAATAAGTACGATAATGTTAATCTGACTTTCCCACCGGGTACCAACATTGAGGAGGTACTAGAATTAACGTTACGGGACTATATACTCGACCTAGAGGATAAAATCAAAGTTGGATGTCTGGGATCCTTGAAAGTCATCAACCGAGAGGTCTGGAGAACGGCGATAAACAAGCGTGGTTATGATAAACAGTGCGACAAGTTGGTTTACGGATTGAACGACATTGAGGCAGACACTGCGTCGAATCTTGTCCtggataaaataaagaatgagaACAGGGTGAGCAGACCCGGGACCCCGGATTCTGAAATCAGTAGCAGCGGTGTTAAAACTTATCGGGATCCAGGAAGATATCTGGGACCACCGTTTGAAGACGAACCTGTGCCAGATCCGAATCAGCAAATTGCCATCAAACAATTAGCCTGCGCTATCTTACAAATATCGCACGCAATTGAACcgaaatatctgaaaaaacCATTGGGTGTAGATGACAAGGACAAGAAACCAGCTAGCGAAGACATAGGCAGAGATAGGTGGGAACAATCGCTGATGGCTTCGACGAGTTGGTCCCAGTTGTTTGTGCATATGAGCACCTTGGAGAACAGCGTTGCATGGGCCAGAAGTGCTTTGAATGCGCAATGTCGTATCTGCAGAAAGCGCAGGGATGCCGAGAACATGCTACTCTGCGACGGATGCAACAAAGGGCACCATTTATACTGCCTCAAACCCAAACTCAAT GCGGTACCAGAGGGAGATTGGTTCTGCACGACATGTAAACCCCGAGAGACGAAACCCAAGGAGAAGTCGAAGAGGAGAAAGAAATTTGAGGACGAGGTGGAAGAGGAGGCGGTTCTCACCAAAGAGACACGACGAAATCGTGCCAAAAGAATTCCTGAAAGTGAGGACGAGGAAACCGAGTTGCCGGAGGATCC AGACGCGACGATGAGCCTTTGCGCGTTGTGTGGAATCGGAGGAAGGGTGATATGTTGTGATGGATGTCCGAAAGTATTTCATTTGGAGTGTACTGAGCCACTGTTGAAAAGAGTACCCCGTGGCAAGTGGCTGTGTGACTTCTGTTTAAGGAATAGAAGAACCAACTCTATACACG ATACGACACTCTATGCACCAGGAACTAGGAAATCCAAGTACAAGCCACGATTGAATCGTGAATAA